The Bacillus sp. Y1 genome includes the window CAAGGAGAAGACATTCTTAAGGAGAGGTGAAATAGATCATGGCCCACACGCCAATAAAAGAAACGATTGTTGAAAAACCAGTTTGGCTTACTAGTTTTCATTTTAAACATAAAATATGGACGCTGATTGTAGTGGTGGTCACCTGTTTACTGGCTTTATTATTCCTAGGTCCGTATCTCTATCTGCTATTAACATCATTGAAACCATCCGCCGAGGCAGTGACTGTACCACCGACTTTATGGCCCTCGAAATTTTCAATAGAAAATTATAGGAAAATGTTTGATTACTTGCCTATAGGAAAGTATTTTTTTAATAGCTTAATTACGGCCGGTGCCAGCACCATTTTAAGCGTATTCTTTGGTGCGATGGCTGCTTATGGAATTTCTAGGTTTTCTTCCATAACAGGAAGTTACTTTTTGTTATTTACGTTAGTGATTAGAATGGTACCAATGATTAGTATTGCGATTCCGATGTATATGATTGTAAAAAGTATGGGCTTGATTGATACCCATTTTGCCTTGATCTTGGTGTATACCAGCTTAAATGTCCCATTTGCCATTTGGTTAATGATAGGTTTTTTTGACTCGGTTCCAAAGGAATTTGATGAAGCGGCAAGGGTGGATGGATGCAGCTGGATTGGGGCCTTTATCAGAATTATTCTTCCGGTGTCACTTCCTGGACTGGCAACGACTGCAATCTTTACTTTTATGTTGGCTTGGAATGATTTTTTGTTCTCTTTACTCATGACCAGTACGAATGCCAAAACGGCGACAGTAGGAATTTCAGAATTTTTAACTGCTTATAATCTTGATTTAGGGCCAATGACAGCTGCGGCCATCTCATTTAGTCTGCCTGTTATGATATTTTCCTTTTTCGTACAGCGTTATATTGTAAGTGGCATGACTTTAGGAGCAGTAAAAGAATAACGACTTAATCTTGAATCAAGGAAAAAGTAGTTTATGAACAAACACACTAAATTGATAGGAGAATTTATTTATGGCTAGTAAAAATTATTACGACGTAACAGAGTGGCCTGTCGGTAATCCGTATGAGGATATAGGGGAGGTAATCAATAGCATTATAGCAGATATTAAAAGTAGGCAAACGGACACTGATGTAAATAAAGGCGGAAAGCCGGGTGCGGTTATCTATATTCCACCGGGAGATTATCATCTTGGCAGTCAAGTAGTTATAGATATCAGTTATCTTAAAATTATGGGTTCTGGACACGGGTTTACATCTTCGAGTATTCGTTTTAATACTTCTGAGAATGAATGGGGCGATTTGCATGAATTGTGGCCGGGAGGAAGTCGCATACTCGTAGATATTCCCTTAGAAGTAAATGAAGAGGAATATAAAGGAGCTGCATTTTATGTTGAACGAAGTGGAAATCCCCGAATAAGTTCGTTAGAGTTTTCTAATTTTTGTATTGATGGTTTGCATTTTATTGAAGATGGTTCAGGAGAAACAAATCCGGAAAACACATACACTAACGGGAAAACGGGTATTTATGTTGCAAGTGCTTGTGACTCATTCCGGATTACAGGCATGGGATTTGTGTATTTAGAGCATGGAATTACTATTTATCATGCAGATGCACTGACTATACATGATAATTTCATAGCTGAATGTGGTAACTGTATAGAACTACGAGGTTGGGGACAGGCTTCAAAAATAACCGATAACTTGATAGGAGCCGGTTTTAAAGGATATTCAATTTACGCTCAAAATTTTGGTGGACTTTTGATTACAGCGAATAATGTTTTTCCACGAGGTGCGAGCAGTATCTATTTTGATGGTGTGACACGTTCTAGCATCACAAATAATAGACTTCATTCATTTTATCCAGGAATGGTGGTATTCAGGGAAAATTGTTCGGAAAACTTGGTTTCTTCAAATCACTTTTTACGTGACCATGAACCTTGGACTCCTTTTCTGGGAATAGACAATGGTTTAGATGATTTGTATGGTCTCCTCTATATCAGTGGCAATAATAATTCTGTAATTGCTAATCACTTTTCTGAAGTCATTAATACTCAGAACATCAAGCCGGTAGGTGCAACACCTGTAATCATACGTATTGTTTCGGGTAATGGAAATTATATTTCTAATAATCATGTTGTTGCCACGGAGGTCCATGCCAAGATAAGTGATTCTTGTTTCTCTGCGCAAGTAGAAGCTTTGTTGACTACCGAAGCAGCAGGGCCGCTTTCCGTAACAACAGTATTGGTAGAAAAAGAATCGCTTCAAAATACGATTCTTGATTCGGGAAGTGATGCACAGGTTGTTCTGGACAAGACTGTAAATGCATTCAGATCCACTCCAACGCTAGGAGCATAAATAATATAATCAACTATGTTT containing:
- a CDS encoding carbohydrate ABC transporter permease, with product MAHTPIKETIVEKPVWLTSFHFKHKIWTLIVVVVTCLLALLFLGPYLYLLLTSLKPSAEAVTVPPTLWPSKFSIENYRKMFDYLPIGKYFFNSLITAGASTILSVFFGAMAAYGISRFSSITGSYFLLFTLVIRMVPMISIAIPMYMIVKSMGLIDTHFALILVYTSLNVPFAIWLMIGFFDSVPKEFDEAARVDGCSWIGAFIRIILPVSLPGLATTAIFTFMLAWNDFLFSLLMTSTNAKTATVGISEFLTAYNLDLGPMTAAAISFSLPVMIFSFFVQRYIVSGMTLGAVKE
- a CDS encoding NosD domain-containing protein — translated: MASKNYYDVTEWPVGNPYEDIGEVINSIIADIKSRQTDTDVNKGGKPGAVIYIPPGDYHLGSQVVIDISYLKIMGSGHGFTSSSIRFNTSENEWGDLHELWPGGSRILVDIPLEVNEEEYKGAAFYVERSGNPRISSLEFSNFCIDGLHFIEDGSGETNPENTYTNGKTGIYVASACDSFRITGMGFVYLEHGITIYHADALTIHDNFIAECGNCIELRGWGQASKITDNLIGAGFKGYSIYAQNFGGLLITANNVFPRGASSIYFDGVTRSSITNNRLHSFYPGMVVFRENCSENLVSSNHFLRDHEPWTPFLGIDNGLDDLYGLLYISGNNNSVIANHFSEVINTQNIKPVGATPVIIRIVSGNGNYISNNHVVATEVHAKISDSCFSAQVEALLTTEAAGPLSVTTVLVEKESLQNTILDSGSDAQVVLDKTVNAFRSTPTLGA